The following coding sequences are from one Sciurus carolinensis chromosome 11, mSciCar1.2, whole genome shotgun sequence window:
- the LOC124958910 gene encoding olfactory receptor 5B3-like: MENRTEITEFILLGLTNAPEIQAPLFILIMLIYFINVVGNLGMIVLILTDSRLHTPMYVFLSNLSLVDVGYSSAVTPTVMAGLLLGHKVISYSDCAAQMFFFAAFASVENFLLASMAYDRFAAVCKPLHYSTTMTTSVCACVVIGCHVCGLLNASIHVGETFSLSYCESNVVHHFFCDVPAVMSLSCSDRHVNELVLVYVASFNVFFALLVILVSYLFIFVTILKMRSAAGYQKALSTCASHFIAVSIFYGTVIYMYLQPSSSHSMDTDKIASVFYTMVIPMLNPLVYSLRNKEVKSAFKKVVLEGKFFLRF; the protein is encoded by the coding sequence ATGGAGAACAGGACAGAAATCACAGAGTTCATCCTCCTAGGACTAACCAATGCCCCAGAAATACAAGCTCCCCTCTTTATCTTGATCATGCTTATCTATTTCATTAATGTTGTTGGAAACCTCGGGATGATTGTTTTGATTCTCACTGATTCTcgtctccacactcccatgtatgTTTTCCTCAGCAATTTGTCTCTGGTAGACGTTGGATACTCCTCAGCTGTCACTCCCACGGTCATGGCCGGGCTCCTTCTTGGACACAAGGTCATCTCCTACAGTGATTGTGCTGCTCAGATGTTCTTCTTTGCAGCCTTTGCCAGCGTGGAGAATTTCCTCTTGGCATCCATGGCTTATGACCGTTTTGCAGCTGTGTGCAAACCCCTCCATTACTCCACCACCATGACCAcaagtgtgtgtgcctgtgtggtcATAGGCTGCCATGTCTGTGGTCTCCTGAATGCCTCCATCCACGTGGGGGAGACGTTCAGTCTCTCCTACTGTGAGTCCAACGTGGTCCatcacttcttctgtgatgttccGGCAGTCATGTCTCTGTCTTGCTCTGATAGACATGTCAATGAGCTGGTTCTTGTTTATGTAGCCAGCTTCAATGTCTTTTTTGCCCTCCTAGTTATTTTGGTGTCCTACCTATTCATATTTGTCACCATTCTAAAGATGCGCTCAGCTGCAGGATACCAGAAGGCTCTGTCCACTTGTGCCTCCCACTTCATTGCTGTCTCCATTTTCTATGGGACAGTTATCTACATGTACTTACAGCCCAGCTCCAGCCACTCCATGGACACAGACAAGATCGCCTCTGTCTTTTACACTATGGtcatccccatgctgaaccccttggTCTACAGCCTCAGGAACAAGGAGGTCAAGAGTGCATTCAAAAAGGTAGTTTTAGAGGGAAAATTCTTTCTAAGATTTTGA